The genomic interval CGGGATGGGTGTAACCTTCCGGCCGCGTAGACGACCGAGGAGCAACCGATGTCCGCATCGCGTGCAATCGCAGCAAGCGCACTGGCGCTGCTTTCCGCCGCTGCCCTGGCCCAGACCTATCCCACCAAGCCGATTCGCATCGTGGTGCCGTTCGCCGCCGGCGGGCCAGCCGACGTGTATGCCCGCGTGCTAGGCCGGAACATGCAGGAGACCCTCGGTCAACCGTCCGTGGTCGAGAACCGCCCCGGCGGCGGTTCCGTGGTCGGCACCGACATCGTCGCCAAGTCGCCCGCCGACGGCTACACGCTGCTCTTGATGTCCAATACCCATACGGTGAACGAATCGCTGCTGCCGAAGAGGCCGTTCCAGCTGATGCGCGACTTCGTCCCGATTGCCCCGATCAACTATTCGGACCTGGTGCTGGTGGTCCATCCCTCGGTGGGGATCGATTCGGTCAAGCGGCTGCTCGCCATGGCAAGGTCGCGGCCTGGCGTGCTCAACTACGCCTCGTCCGGTCCGGGCACGCCGTATCACATGGCGGGCGAGCTGTTCAAATCGATGGCCAAGGTCGACATCGTGCACGTGCCGTACAAGGGCAGCTCCGGCGCGCGCACCGACGTGCTCGGCGGGCAGGTGGAGATGATGTTCGACGCCATCACCACCATGGCGCCCAACGTGCAGGCCGGGCGCGTGCGCGCGTTGGCGACCACCGGGCGCACGCGCTCCGCAGCGCTGCCCAGCGTTCCTACGGTGGACGAAGCCGGGGTTCCGGGCTACGACGCCGTCATCTGGCTCGGCATCATGGCGCCGACCGGCACGCCGAAGCCTGTCGTGGATCGATTGAACGCCGAAGTGCGCAAGGTCCTGGCGCGCGCCGACATCAAGGACGCCTGGAAGAAGCAGGGCGCCGAGACGATGGACATGGGCCCGGAGAGGTTCGACGAGTTCTTGCGCGGCGATATCGAGAAGTGGGCAAGCGTGGTGAAGGGGGCCGGGATCAAGGTGGATTGAGCGCTGGCAGCCTATCTCCGCTCGCGTTCGACGCTGCGAATGAAGCGCGAAAGGTGATAACTCGCGAGCTTTATCTCCTCCGGGGAGAGCCGCTGCTCTGTCTTTTCCAGGAAGGCGGGCAATGCCTTCGGCTCCAACACCCAGGCATG from Betaproteobacteria bacterium carries:
- a CDS encoding tripartite tricarboxylate transporter substrate binding protein; translation: MSASRAIAASALALLSAAALAQTYPTKPIRIVVPFAAGGPADVYARVLGRNMQETLGQPSVVENRPGGGSVVGTDIVAKSPADGYTLLLMSNTHTVNESLLPKRPFQLMRDFVPIAPINYSDLVLVVHPSVGIDSVKRLLAMARSRPGVLNYASSGPGTPYHMAGELFKSMAKVDIVHVPYKGSSGARTDVLGGQVEMMFDAITTMAPNVQAGRVRALATTGRTRSAALPSVPTVDEAGVPGYDAVIWLGIMAPTGTPKPVVDRLNAEVRKVLARADIKDAWKKQGAETMDMGPERFDEFLRGDIEKWASVVKGAGIKVD